The nucleotide sequence AGGCTGTTCACCGTAAGTTTTCAAGAAATCCTGAAAAATCTTCCCTGGAACTGCGAATTTTCCTTTATCATCCGACTTCACTTCAAGAGAAGTAATCAAAGTCGTTTCTCCGTCAGAAGCCGTAACTGTTAATAAGTTCTGGTCTAAGTCGAAAAGAAAATTCTCCAAAATCGGTCTGGATTGTGAACCGGAAATCACGCCACTCACCGTCTGTAAAGCTTTTTGCAAATCGCCACTGGCAACAATAAATCTCATAAACTGTATTTATTTCAATTCCACAAATATAATGATTTCGGTTCGATTGTAAAAGTTGATTTTATTTAGTTATTAACAATTTTTGAATTGGAGTGAAATAAGTTTGAATAACTTTGTGGAAATTTGATGATTGCTGAATTTTTGAACGCAAAATCCGCAAAGATTTTTTGAACTTATTGTAAATATTTTTAAGGCTCGCAAAGACGTAAAACTCATCAAAGATTTTAAAGAATAGAATCAGAAATTTAATTTTTATAGAATCAAAAAATGAAAAAACCGCCATTTCATAAAAGTGTTCAGTTTACCTTTCGGGGAATTATTTGGATTTTGAGAAACGAAAGAAATTTTCAGTTCCATATTCTAGGATTGATAATAAATCTTTTTTTGATTGTTTTTCTTTGTCTTTCAAATACAGAAACCGCTTTGATTCTTCTCTGCTGTTTTTTTGTTTTGGTGACTGAAACTTTGAATACTTGTGTTGAGAAAATCTGTGATTACATTCAACCTGAATTTGATTCCCGAATAGGAATTATTAAGGATTTGGCTGGCGGCGCTGTAATGTTGGCTACCATTTCTGCGATTTCTGTCGGGGCTTTGGTTTATTGGCCTTATTTGACGTTGTTATTTTATTGATATAATTTAAACGCAAAGTACGCTAAGATTTTTTTGAGTTTATTGAAAATATTTTTAAGGTTCGCAAAGGCGTAAAACTTAGCAAAGAATTGAAATACTAATATTCTTAAATATGGCTCATATCACATTATCTAAATTTAGATAGATTTAATCATCACTTTTTACATAAAATCTTTACATTTGTTTTCAATATAATTCTAAAATGAGCAAAAAAAATATAGCCGTTGTAATGGGCGGTTATTCCGATGAATACAAAGTTTCTCTTAAAAGCGGACAATTGATTTTTGAGTCGCTAGACCGAGAACTTTACACCGTGTACAAAGTTGTAATTCTGAAAGATGAATGGTACTTTCTGGACGAAAATGGTGATAAAAAAAACATTAACAAGGCCGATTTTTCCATACATTTAGAAAATGGCGAAAACTTGAAATTTGACGCTTGTTTCAACACTATCCACGGAACACCTGGCGAAAACGGAATTATGCAAGCTTATTGGGATGCCGTAGGTCAAAAATATACGGGTTGTGATTTTTACCAAAGCGCATTGACCTTCAACAAAAAAGACACATTAGCTGTTCTATCAAAATACGGAATTCCTTCTGCGAAAAGTATTTATCTACGAAATGGCGAGGAAATATCTGATGACGAAATCGTAGAAAAGCTTGGTCTTCCGGTTTTCGTTAAACCCAATCAAAGTGGTTCTTCTCTTGGAATTTCTAAAGTGAAAGACAAAATCGAACTGAAAAACGCAATCGAATTTGCCTACAAAGAAGATGACGAAATCCTTATCGAAAGTGCTTTGAACGGAATGGAAGTTTCTGTAGGCGTTTTGGATTATCAGGGTGAAGTGATTGTTTTGGGAATTACGGAAATTGTTCCAGATAAAGAATTCTTCGATTATGAAGCTAAATACGAAGGTGCGTCTCAGGAAATCACACCAGCAAGAATCGATGAAGAAACCAGAAAAAAAGTAGAAGAAATCTCCATCAAAGCCTACAAATCGCTTGGAATGAGTGGATTTTCACGCTCAGAATTCATCATTGTCGATGGAATCCCGCACTTGTTGGAAATGAATACAAATCCTGGATTTTCGCCAGCGAGTATCCTTCCGCAACAAGCCAAAATCTATGGAATATCCATCAAAGACCTTTGCGGAAACGAAGTAGAAAAAGCACTTAATAAATAACTCATCAATGATAAATTTTAGATTTTACTTGATGTCGATAAATCTAAAATTCAGAATCTAAAATTTAAAATTTCTATGAAAATTGCAGTTTTTCCAGGGTCATTTGATCCGATTACACTTGGACATTATGATATTGTAGAGCGTGCAGTTCCGCTGTTTGACAAAATCATCATCGCCATTGGAAAGAATTCTCAGAAAAAATATATGTTCTCCCTGGAACAACGTAAAGATTTTATCAGAAAAACGTTTGAAAAATTCCCAAATGTGGAAGTTGATGATTTTGAAGGTTTGACCATTGATTATTGTAAAAGTAAAAACGTTAATTTCATTCTAAGAGGACTAAGAAATCCTGCCGACTTTGAATTTGAAAAATCAATCGCCCAAACTAATAGAGCACTAACCAGAGATAACACTATAGAAACCATCTTCCTTTTGACTTCGTCCGGAAAATCTTACATCAGTAGCAGCATTGTGCGAGAAATTATTTCATTCGGAGGAAATTATGAAATTATGGTTCCTGATGCTGTGCGTGTGACGAAAAATTAAATTAACCTGAGTTCGGGTTAAGCGAAGTTCAAAAATAATTGACCGTCATTTACTTTTTTCAAGTTGAGTGACGGTTTTTTTGGAAAGAAACAATAGGCTGTTAGTCCTCCCAAAATATTGATCATAAAATTATTGACGCTTCTGTGTCGGGTGTGTTCCACTTGACAATGGTTTTTTAGTTCGTCATTAATCGTTTCAATTATGGCTCTTTTTCGGAGTAAAATCTTATCTTCCATTTTCATAATATGATTTTTCATATTTTTTCTAAGTTTAGTGAAAAGCTGTATTCCATCTGCAAAAAGCATCTCCCAAAGCGCTTTTGAAAGGTAACCTTTATCTGCAAATACTTTTCCAAAAAGTTGTTTAGTCATTTTCTTAATATGTTTTGGATTTCTGTCATCCACATTTCCTTTCGTTAAATAAAAGGATAAAAGTTCCCCTTTTTCGTTGCAAAGCAAATGCAGTTTAAACCCGTAAAACCAACCCATCGAAGATTTTCCACGTTCTGCCAAACCTTTGAAAACCTTATGATTGTGAATTCTTTGGTTACGGCAGACTTTCAATGTTGTACTATCCATAAAGCTAATTCCAGTACATTTTCCTAATCCTTTTTCTCTCAAAAATAATGCAAAGACCACAAAACTTCTTTGCTGCAATTCCACAAACCTGTTGTAAGAAAGGCTTTTCGGGAACAAATCTTTCCAATATCCGCAAACAATTTCTTTATAGTAATGCTTGAAAGTTTTGTGTGCTCCTAAATGAAAGCCTATCATAATAGTAATAATTTCAGAATCGGACATTAAACAAGATCGATTTCTTCTTTTCTTATTATCTCCAGCCGCATTTAATTTCAAATTTTTGATTTGCAAATCAAATTCTTTACAAAAATCATCAATCTGTACAAAAATAGTTGTAATTTGGTCTTTCAAAATCATAAGTAATAATTCGTTAAATATTTGAATTTCAGAAACTTAAATATACGAATTATTACTTTTCATTGCAAATTTTATTTCATTTCTTATCCCGAACTCAGGTTAAATTAATAAAAAACAAGTCGAAAACTTTAATTTCCAGAACAATTAAATCATTTTGTGGATCAAGATCAAAAGTTGGGGAGAAAAATAAAAAAGGATAAATTTGAACTATGTTAAATGATAGCGAACTACTCAAATTATTACTTCCGGAATACTTAATCGAATATTTCGATATTATAAAATTTGAAGAAAAAGATAAAGTGCTTCACCTTTATTTTGAAGAGAAAGATACAATCCCCAAAGAATTTTCATCTTTACAGCTTCAATCCAAAGGTTTTCACGACGAAATAACTGTAGATGACTTTCCGCTTCGTGGTAAATCCGTAAAGCTTCATATCAAACGCAGAAGATGGACGGACACAAAATCAGCCAAAATCTTGCAAAGAGATTGGAATCTTATCGCTAAAGGAACCCGAATGACGCAGGATTTTGCCGAGTTCTTAAAAAAAATCAGCCGATACTAAAGCACTTCCTTTAGAAACGATTGGAGAAATGTATGGGGTTAACGGGGAAAAATTCCGAAGACATTACAGAAAGTCCCTCAGCGAATTTAAAGATTGGAATCAAAAACAACACGCCGAAGATTATATTCTCTATCCCGAAAACTGCCTCTCACAGCTCTCATTGGATGAAGTAGCACTGTCTCAGGGCGAACTTTACACCGTGCTCACTTCCAAGCAAGCTAAAGGAAGGAAAGGGAGTATTGTTGCCATTATCAAAGGAACCAAAAGCGACGAAACTATTGATAAACTACTTAAAATCGATCGAAAATTAAGACTGAAAGTAAAAGAGATTACCTTGGATATGGCAGGTTCTATGAAACTCGTTGCCAAAAGATGCTTTCCTAATGCGATGCAGGTTATCGACCGATTCCACGTACAAAAACTCGCCACAGAAGCCGTTCAGGAGATTAGAATAAAACACCGTTGGGAAGCTATTGATTCAGAAAATGAAATCCTGAAACAAGCTAAAGAAAAGAAAGTAAAACCAGAAATCCAAGTTTTTAGCAATGGCGATACCCGAAAACAACTCTTGGCAAGAAGCCGCTATTTTCTTTACAAAAGCAGAGAAAAATGGACGGAAAGTCAAAATATAAGAGCAGGAATTGTCTTTCAAGAATACCCGGATTTGGAAGTAGCCTACAACTTATCGGATAAATTAAGGAAAATTTATAATCAAAAAATCACAAAATCCGTTGCAATGCTCAAACTTGCCCATTGGTTTAAAGATGTGGAAGAATCAGGTTTTAAATCCTTTTCAATACTTAAAAATACCATCACGAATCATTATAATGACATTCTCAACTATTTTGACGAAAGGAGTACAAATGCGTCCGCAGAAAGTTTCAATGCGAAAATAAAGAACTTCAGAATGCAACTTCGAGGCGTGAGAGACAAAGCATTTTTCCTTTTCAGATTATCCAAACTTTTTGCCTAGTCGGATCAGTAACAAAAGTTGGGGAGAAGTTTAATAATTCTTAGTTTTGTCTTGTGTTTACAAGTCCAGAATTATTAAAGTTATTACTGCCCGAATATTTAGTGGCGTATTTCGATATTGTAAAATTTGAGGAAAAAGAAGGACAGCTTCATATTTATTTTGAAGAAAAGAATACCATTCCGAAAGAGTTTTCCTCACTTCATCTACAATCTAAAGGCTTTCATGAAGAAATTACGGTGGATGATTTTCCGCTTCGAGGAAAACCCGTAAAACTTCATATCCAACGTAGAAGATGGACAGACACAAAATCTGGAAAAATATTACAACGAGATTGGAATCTCATCGCAAAAGGCACTCGCATGACACAAGATTTTGCAGAGTTCTTAAAAAAAATCAGCCGATACTAAAGCCCTTCCTTTAGAAACTATCGGCGAAATGTACGGGGTAAATGGCAAAAAATTCCGAAGGCAATACAAAAAATCGTTAAGTGATTTTAAAAACTGGAAACAGAAACCCCATGCAGAAGATTACATTCTATTTTCCGAAAATTGTTCTGAAAATTTATCATTAGATGAAGTCGCTTTATCCGAAGGAGAACTTTACACCGTACTTACCTCCAAAACAGCAAGAGGTAGAAAAGGGAGTATTGTTGCCATTATTAAAGGAACAAAAAGCGAAAATGTAATTGAAAAACTTATGAAAATAGGTAGAAAATTAAGGCATAAAGTAAAAGAAGTGACTCTGGATATGGCAGGCTCTATGAAACTGATTTCTAAAATAAGTTTCCCAAATGCAGTGCAGGTTATTGACCGTTTCCATGTTCAGAAACTCGCTATTGAAGCCGTTCAAGAACTCAGAATAAAACACCGATGGGAAGCGATTGATTTAGAAAATGAAACCCTAAAACAAGCCAAAGACAAGAAAACAAAACCCGAAATCGAAGTTTTTGAAAACAAGGATACCCGAAAGCAACTCTTGGCAAGAAGCCGTTATTTTTTGTATAAAAGCTGTGAAAAATGGACACAAAACCAAAGACTCAGAGCAGGAATTTTATTCCGAGAATACCCCGATTTAGAAGTCGCCTACAATTTAGCGGACGGTTTAAGAAAAATCTACAAGCAAAATATTACAAAATCTGTTGCCATGCTCAAACTGGCTCATTGGTTTAAAGATGTTGAAGAATCAGGTTTTAAATCTTTTACAACACTTAAAAACACCATCACCAACCATTATAATGATATTCTCAATTATTTTGAAATAAGAAGTACCAACGCTTCCGCAGAATCTTTCAATGCTAAAATCAAAAACTTCAGACTTCAACTCAGAGGGGTCAAAGACAAAGCTTTTTTCCTTTTCAGATTATCCCAAATTTTTGCGTAGTCCCCAACTTTTGATACTGATCCGCCTAGTCCCCAACTTTTGATCTTGATCCCATTTTGTTCTTAAAAATACAAACAAAAATCCCTCAGAAAGATCTGAGGGATTTTTTTGTGGTTTCTCCAGGGATCGAACCAGGGACACACGGATTTTCAGTCCGTTGCTCTACCAACTGAGCTAAGAAACCAGCACTCTTGTTGTTTTGAGTGGTGCAAATATAAAATCTTCTTTGCTAAAATGCAAATTT is from Epilithonimonas vandammei and encodes:
- a CDS encoding ISAon1 family transposase; its protein translation is MYGVNGKKFRRQYKKSLSDFKNWKQKPHAEDYILFSENCSENLSLDEVALSEGELYTVLTSKTARGRKGSIVAIIKGTKSENVIEKLMKIGRKLRHKVKEVTLDMAGSMKLISKISFPNAVQVIDRFHVQKLAIEAVQELRIKHRWEAIDLENETLKQAKDKKTKPEIEVFENKDTRKQLLARSRYFLYKSCEKWTQNQRLRAGILFREYPDLEVAYNLADGLRKIYKQNITKSVAMLKLAHWFKDVEESGFKSFTTLKNTITNHYNDILNYFEIRSTNASAESFNAKIKNFRLQLRGVKDKAFFLFRLSQIFA
- a CDS encoding diacylglycerol kinase, producing MKKPPFHKSVQFTFRGIIWILRNERNFQFHILGLIINLFLIVFLCLSNTETALILLCCFFVLVTETLNTCVEKICDYIQPEFDSRIGIIKDLAGGAVMLATISAISVGALVYWPYLTLLFY
- a CDS encoding D-alanine--D-alanine ligase, producing MSKKNIAVVMGGYSDEYKVSLKSGQLIFESLDRELYTVYKVVILKDEWYFLDENGDKKNINKADFSIHLENGENLKFDACFNTIHGTPGENGIMQAYWDAVGQKYTGCDFYQSALTFNKKDTLAVLSKYGIPSAKSIYLRNGEEISDDEIVEKLGLPVFVKPNQSGSSLGISKVKDKIELKNAIEFAYKEDDEILIESALNGMEVSVGVLDYQGEVIVLGITEIVPDKEFFDYEAKYEGASQEITPARIDEETRKKVEEISIKAYKSLGMSGFSRSEFIIVDGIPHLLEMNTNPGFSPASILPQQAKIYGISIKDLCGNEVEKALNK
- the coaD gene encoding pantetheine-phosphate adenylyltransferase, with amino-acid sequence MKIAVFPGSFDPITLGHYDIVERAVPLFDKIIIAIGKNSQKKYMFSLEQRKDFIRKTFEKFPNVEVDDFEGLTIDYCKSKNVNFILRGLRNPADFEFEKSIAQTNRALTRDNTIETIFLLTSSGKSYISSSIVREIISFGGNYEIMVPDAVRVTKN
- a CDS encoding IS982 family transposase; protein product: MILKDQITTIFVQIDDFCKEFDLQIKNLKLNAAGDNKKRRNRSCLMSDSEIITIMIGFHLGAHKTFKHYYKEIVCGYWKDLFPKSLSYNRFVELQQRSFVVFALFLREKGLGKCTGISFMDSTTLKVCRNQRIHNHKVFKGLAERGKSSMGWFYGFKLHLLCNEKGELLSFYLTKGNVDDRNPKHIKKMTKQLFGKVFADKGYLSKALWEMLFADGIQLFTKLRKNMKNHIMKMEDKILLRKRAIIETINDELKNHCQVEHTRHRSVNNFMINILGGLTAYCFFPKKPSLNLKKVNDGQLFLNFA
- a CDS encoding ISAon1 family transposase N-terminal region protein translates to MLNDSELLKLLLPEYLIEYFDIIKFEEKDKVLHLYFEEKDTIPKEFSSLQLQSKGFHDEITVDDFPLRGKSVKLHIKRRRWTDTKSAKILQRDWNLIAKGTRMTQDFAEFLKKISRY
- a CDS encoding ISAon1 family transposase N-terminal region protein, producing MFTSPELLKLLLPEYLVAYFDIVKFEEKEGQLHIYFEEKNTIPKEFSSLHLQSKGFHEEITVDDFPLRGKPVKLHIQRRRWTDTKSGKILQRDWNLIAKGTRMTQDFAEFLKKISRY
- a CDS encoding ISAon1 family transposase, yielding MYGVNGEKFRRHYRKSLSEFKDWNQKQHAEDYILYPENCLSQLSLDEVALSQGELYTVLTSKQAKGRKGSIVAIIKGTKSDETIDKLLKIDRKLRLKVKEITLDMAGSMKLVAKRCFPNAMQVIDRFHVQKLATEAVQEIRIKHRWEAIDSENEILKQAKEKKVKPEIQVFSNGDTRKQLLARSRYFLYKSREKWTESQNIRAGIVFQEYPDLEVAYNLSDKLRKIYNQKITKSVAMLKLAHWFKDVEESGFKSFSILKNTITNHYNDILNYFDERSTNASAESFNAKIKNFRMQLRGVRDKAFFLFRLSKLFA